From the Brachyspira intermedia PWS/A genome, the window ATCAATAGTTTTATTTTTGACTGATTTAACTTTAGTATTCATGTATTTCCCGCTATTATAAAAATTATTCCCATTCTATAGTAGCAGGCGGTTTTGAAGATATATCATAAACAACGCGGTTAATACCTTTAACTTCATTTATTATTCTGTTTGATATTATACCTAAAACATTATAATCAATTTTAGCCCAATCAGCAGTCATAGCATCAACACTTTCAACAGCCCTTACAGCACAAACCTGCTCATAGGTTCTGCCATCACCCATAACGCCGACACTTTTTACAGGAAGAAGTATAGCAAAAGACTGCCATAATTTTCTGTAAAGTCCTGCCTTTTTTATTTCGGTTACAACTATATCATCAGCTTCTTGAAGTATTTTAACTCTCTCTTCTGTGATATCGCCTAATATTCTAACCGCCAAACCAGGACCAGGGAAAGGCTGTCTGTATACTATATCTTCAGGTAATTTTAATTCTAAACCTATTTCTCTAACTTCATCTTTGAATAATTCTCTGAAAGGCTCTAAAAGTTCAAATTTCATGTCCTTTGGTAGTCCGCCAACATTATGATGACTTTTTATAACAGCAGAACTTCCTCTTAAAGATACACTTTCTATAACATCAGGATAAAGCGTACCTTGTGCTAAAAATCCAACATTTTCTATCTTTTTAGCTTCGTCATTAAATACGCTTACAAATTCATGTCCTATTATTTTTCTCTTTTGTTCCGGATCTGTAACACCAGCTAATTTATCTAAAAATCTCTTTGAAGCATCAACATAAATCAAATCAATATTGAAATTATCTCTAAATACTTCAACAACCTTTTTATCTTCATCTTTTCTAAGAAGTCCATTATTAACGAATATACATTTTAATTGCTTTCCTATAGCTTTTTCTATTAATACAGCCGCTACAGAAGAATCAACTCCTCCAGAAAGCCCTAATATTACATTTTTATCGCCTACAGTTTCTCTTATTCTTTTTATTTCATATTCTATAAAAGAGCCCATATTCCAATTTCTTTCGCATTTACAAATATTAAATAAGAAATTTTCTATTATTTTTATACCATTTTCTGTATGAACTACTTCAGGGTGAAACTGTATAGCATAAATATTTTTTTGTTTATTTTCTATAGCAGCGAGTTCAGTATTTGGAGTTTTTGCTATAAGTTCAAAACCTTCAGGTATAGATTTAATACTGTCGCCATGACTCATCCACACAATATTACTTTTACCGAATGATTTAAATATGCTTTCATGATTAGTTATTTCAATTTCAGCTTTTCCGTACTCTCTTTTGTCAGCACTTTCAACTTTTCCGCCCATAGAATAAACTATTATCTGCATACCATAACATATTCCAAGTATAGGCACTCCTAAATTAAATAACTCTTTATCTACTTTTGGTGCATCTTCTTCGTATACACTTGAAGGACCTCCTGAAAGTATTATTGCCTTAGGATTAAATTCCTTTATAAAATCTATTGAAACATGAAATGGGTGAATTTCTGAATACACATTCAATTCTCTTATTCTTCTTGTAATAAGCTGTGTAAATTGTGAGCCGAAATCTAGTATTAAAACCTTATCAATATTATTTTGCATATATTCCTCTTTTATAAAAAATAAACTATGAATTTTTTAATATTACATTAAAATAATAAAATTTCAATTATTAGTTATCATAATATTTTGATAATTACGCACGGTAAGTTGATTTTTTGAATAATTGAAATTGCTTTATTCTTAGCATACTTTATTTTTATAATTATTTAACGTGCGTTAATACCATTTTTAACCTAAATAATACTAGGGTGGGTGTTATCATTCATGTTAAAGCAATAAAGATAAAGAAAATTATAAATTCAAAATTAATTAATAAATATAGAGGGTGGGGAGTGAGAACAAAATTTAAAATCTTAGTATATGATTAATTTATAGTTTTTGTTTTGTTTGAATTATTGATTTTCTTTATATGTAAAAATAACACAAGTACAGGCATATATTAATAAAAAATATTATGTTAATTAAACTATATTAATTTTTTATTGCTTTTTGATTAGGCTTTATTTTTCTACTATATTTGTTTCGTATGGGAAAGCTATATTATAAAAATATTGTAAATATTTATTATAAATCTAAAAAAATAATTTAATAAAATAAATTTTGATATGTAATTATTATAGATTTAATATATAATAATTTAAGAGGATATTTAGGTGACAGAGTTAAGAGAAAAAACATTAAATTTAATTAAAGAATTACCAGAAGATAAACTTTTATCAGTAATAGATTTTATAAATAATGATTCAAATGAAAAAATAATAAATGATAAAAAACAGGCTTTAGAAAATTTAAAGAAATATCAAGGAAGATTACCTGAAAATTTTGATTATAAAAAAGAACTAGAAGAATATAGAGATGAAAAGAATTTTAATTTATACTAATATATACTGAAACAAATATATTTTGTCAAAAATAATTTTTTTAAATTTAACTATATGCAGGGCTTTGCCCTTAATAAGTACACAGCTTGCAGCACCACAGTTCTTTTACCGACGCTTTGCGTGCCGTAGGGAGGTACCTTTCAGTATTGGTATAGGTGAAGACCACCTCGCTGTGCGTGCCTTCGGCAGGCAAGAACCTATATCCTCAACAGGTTGGA encodes:
- the guaA gene encoding glutamine-hydrolyzing GMP synthase, whose translation is MQNNIDKVLILDFGSQFTQLITRRIRELNVYSEIHPFHVSIDFIKEFNPKAIILSGGPSSVYEEDAPKVDKELFNLGVPILGICYGMQIIVYSMGGKVESADKREYGKAEIEITNHESIFKSFGKSNIVWMSHGDSIKSIPEGFELIAKTPNTELAAIENKQKNIYAIQFHPEVVHTENGIKIIENFLFNICKCERNWNMGSFIEYEIKRIRETVGDKNVILGLSGGVDSSVAAVLIEKAIGKQLKCIFVNNGLLRKDEDKKVVEVFRDNFNIDLIYVDASKRFLDKLAGVTDPEQKRKIIGHEFVSVFNDEAKKIENVGFLAQGTLYPDVIESVSLRGSSAVIKSHHNVGGLPKDMKFELLEPFRELFKDEVREIGLELKLPEDIVYRQPFPGPGLAVRILGDITEERVKILQEADDIVVTEIKKAGLYRKLWQSFAILLPVKSVGVMGDGRTYEQVCAVRAVESVDAMTADWAKIDYNVLGIISNRIINEVKGINRVVYDISSKPPATIEWE